From a single Serratia surfactantfaciens genomic region:
- a CDS encoding MFS transporter codes for MNKATVAAKRWWYIMPIVFITYSLAYLDRANFSFASAAGINEDLGITKGMASLLGALFFLGYFFFQIPGAIYAERRSVKKLIFWCLILWGGCASLTGVVSNIPMLAAIRFILGVVEAAVMPAMLIYISNWFTKSERSRANTFLILGNPVTVLWMSVVSGYLIHAFGWREMFIIEGIPAVIWAFCWWVLAKDKPAQAGWLSADEKRALQQQLDEEQKGIKAVRNYGEAFRSRNVILLCVQYFAWSIGVYGFVLWLPSILRSGMQMGMVEAGWLSAVPYLAATIAMIVVSWASDKMQNRKLFVWPLLLIGALAFFGSYAVGTNHFWISYGLLVVAGAAMYAPYGPFFAIIPEMLPKNVAGGAMALINSMGALGSFFGSWFVGYLNGATGSPAASYMFMAIALVVAVVLTLIVKPARNEIQPQLA; via the coding sequence ATGAACAAAGCGACTGTCGCGGCCAAACGCTGGTGGTACATCATGCCCATCGTGTTTATCACCTACAGCCTGGCCTATCTCGATCGCGCCAACTTCAGCTTCGCCTCCGCCGCCGGCATCAATGAAGATCTCGGCATCACCAAAGGCATGGCCTCGCTGCTGGGCGCGCTGTTTTTCCTCGGTTATTTCTTCTTCCAAATTCCCGGCGCCATCTACGCCGAACGCCGCAGCGTCAAAAAACTGATCTTCTGGTGCCTGATCCTGTGGGGCGGCTGCGCCTCGCTGACCGGCGTAGTCAGCAATATCCCGATGCTGGCCGCCATTCGCTTTATCCTCGGCGTGGTGGAGGCGGCGGTGATGCCGGCGATGCTGATCTACATCAGCAACTGGTTCACCAAATCGGAGCGGTCACGCGCCAATACCTTCCTGATCCTCGGCAACCCGGTGACGGTGCTGTGGATGTCGGTGGTGTCCGGCTACCTGATCCACGCCTTCGGCTGGCGCGAAATGTTCATCATCGAGGGCATTCCGGCGGTCATCTGGGCGTTCTGCTGGTGGGTGCTGGCGAAAGACAAACCGGCGCAGGCCGGCTGGCTGAGCGCCGATGAGAAACGGGCGCTGCAACAGCAGCTGGACGAAGAGCAGAAGGGCATCAAGGCCGTGCGCAACTACGGCGAAGCCTTCCGCTCGCGCAACGTGATCCTGCTGTGCGTGCAGTACTTCGCCTGGAGCATCGGCGTGTATGGCTTCGTGCTGTGGCTGCCTTCCATCCTGCGCAGCGGCATGCAGATGGGCATGGTGGAAGCCGGCTGGCTGTCGGCGGTACCTTACCTGGCGGCGACCATCGCCATGATCGTGGTCTCCTGGGCGTCGGACAAAATGCAAAACCGCAAGCTGTTCGTCTGGCCGCTGCTGCTGATCGGCGCGCTGGCGTTCTTCGGTTCTTACGCCGTCGGCACCAACCACTTCTGGATCTCCTACGGCCTGCTGGTGGTCGCCGGCGCCGCGATGTACGCCCCTTACGGGCCGTTCTTCGCCATCATTCCGGAAATGCTGCCGAAAAACGTCGCCGGCGGCGCCATGGCGCTGATCAACAGCATGGGCGCACTGGGTTCGTTCTTCGGTTCCTGGTTCGTCGGCTATCTGAATGGCGCCACCGGCAGCCCGGCGGCCTCTTACATGTTTATGGCCATCGCACTGGTGGTGGCGGTGGTGCTGACGCTGATCGTCAAACCCGCCCGCAA
- a CDS encoding sugar kinase, with translation MTTLTATTAQQAPLDVVTLGEAMAMFVAAQTGDLAEVETFTKRIAGAELNVAIGLARLGMNVGWVSRVGNDSFGRFTLQQLKKEGINYRQVTVDGQYPTGFQVKSKTTDGTDPSVEYFRKGSAASHLSVADFNREYFASARHLHLSGVAAALSSQSLALCHHAAREMRALGKTISFDPNLRPVLWPSREVMIEQLNQLAFAADWVLPGLKEGQILTGQSTPEGIADFYLERGVQAVIIKTGPDGAWFKTAAGDKAAVAAVKVDNVVDTVGAGDGFAVGTLSALLEGKTLKQAVQRGNKIGSLAIQAIGDSEGLPTRAALAE, from the coding sequence ATGACAACGTTAACGGCAACGACGGCGCAGCAGGCGCCCCTGGATGTGGTCACGCTGGGCGAAGCCATGGCGATGTTCGTGGCGGCACAGACCGGCGATCTGGCGGAGGTGGAAACCTTCACCAAACGCATCGCCGGCGCCGAACTGAACGTGGCGATCGGCCTGGCGCGCCTGGGCATGAACGTCGGCTGGGTCAGCCGCGTCGGCAACGACTCGTTCGGCCGCTTCACCCTGCAGCAGCTGAAAAAAGAGGGCATCAACTACCGGCAGGTCACGGTTGACGGCCAGTATCCGACCGGTTTTCAGGTGAAGTCCAAAACCACCGATGGTACCGATCCCAGCGTGGAGTATTTCCGCAAAGGCTCGGCGGCCAGCCACCTGTCGGTCGCCGATTTCAACCGTGAGTATTTCGCTTCAGCGCGCCACCTGCACCTGAGCGGCGTAGCGGCGGCGCTGTCCAGCCAATCGCTGGCGCTGTGCCACCATGCGGCGCGCGAAATGCGCGCCCTGGGCAAAACCATTTCGTTCGACCCCAACCTGCGCCCGGTGCTGTGGCCCAGCCGCGAGGTGATGATCGAGCAGCTCAACCAGCTGGCGTTCGCCGCCGATTGGGTGCTGCCGGGGCTGAAAGAGGGGCAGATCCTCACCGGCCAATCGACGCCGGAAGGCATCGCCGATTTCTATCTGGAGCGCGGCGTGCAGGCGGTGATCATCAAAACCGGCCCGGACGGCGCCTGGTTTAAAACCGCCGCCGGCGATAAAGCGGCAGTGGCTGCGGTCAAGGTCGACAACGTGGTGGATACCGTGGGCGCAGGTGACGGCTTTGCCGTCGGCACCCTCAGCGCCCTGCTGGAAGGCAAAACGCTGAAACAGGCGGTTCAACGCGGCAACAAAATCGGCTCGCTGGCGATCCAGGCCATCGGCGACAGCGAAGGCTTGCCGACCCGCGCGGCGCTGGCCGAATAA
- a CDS encoding sugar phosphate isomerase/epimerase family protein, with the protein MKTEIIVVTGAYGTDTVKQHGGQRALLPLIAGAGADGVEIRRELFAAGELDSLPALAQEIERQQLFSVYSAPEALFTPQHTLNPNLPALLAEAQALNARQLKLSLGHFRPGFDFTELKVALEQHPVKLVVENDQTPDCGILSMLNAFFHAAEDSHLPVSMTFDMANWLWVGQDAFAAADRLARHVGYVHVKAATQGPRGWRAVALDDTDGSWRDLLARLPHDAPRGIEFPLQGDDLEAVTRHYVNILRAE; encoded by the coding sequence ATGAAAACAGAAATCATCGTGGTCACCGGCGCCTACGGCACCGATACCGTCAAACAACACGGCGGCCAGCGCGCGCTGTTGCCCCTCATCGCCGGTGCCGGCGCCGACGGCGTCGAGATCCGCCGCGAACTGTTCGCCGCCGGCGAGCTGGACAGTCTGCCGGCGCTGGCGCAGGAGATCGAGCGCCAGCAACTGTTCTCCGTCTATTCCGCCCCTGAGGCGCTGTTCACCCCGCAACATACGCTGAACCCCAACCTGCCGGCGCTGCTGGCGGAGGCACAGGCGCTGAATGCGCGCCAGCTGAAGCTGTCCCTCGGCCATTTCCGCCCCGGCTTCGACTTTACCGAGCTGAAAGTGGCGCTGGAACAACATCCGGTCAAGCTGGTGGTAGAAAACGACCAGACGCCGGACTGCGGCATTTTGTCGATGCTGAACGCCTTTTTCCATGCGGCGGAAGATAGCCACCTGCCGGTCAGCATGACCTTCGATATGGCCAACTGGCTGTGGGTAGGACAAGACGCCTTCGCCGCCGCCGATCGCCTGGCCCGTCACGTCGGTTACGTGCACGTCAAAGCCGCCACCCAAGGCCCACGCGGCTGGCGCGCCGTGGCGCTGGACGATACCGACGGCAGCTGGCGCGATCTCTTGGCCCGCCTGCCGCACGACGCGCCGCGCGGCATCGAATTCCCGTTGCAGGGCGATGATCTGGAAGCCGTCACCCGCCATTACGTCAATATTTTGCGTGCGGAGTAA
- a CDS encoding LacI family DNA-binding transcriptional regulator, whose protein sequence is MSTGKATRASGRATISDVASIAKTGKTSVSRYLNGEQHLLSDDLKQRIEQAIQQLDYRPSQMARSLKGGQTRLIGLILADITNPYSVDVMRGIEAACRQHGFTLLVCNTNNEVNQEQHYLQLLSSYRVEGIVVNAVGMREEALSTLQQSMLPMVLIDRKIPDFACDVVGLNNREAATVATEHLLQQGFEAILFLSEPLGTVNTRLERLHAFRHTMAQHPALLAEQAETPLNDRQKLEQVLSDFSGRHRGMRKAVISANGALTLQVARAMRRLGIQWGNDIGLLGFDELEWAELAGVGITTLKQPTYQMGHAALERLVQRIQGLAAPSGDQMFSGELIVRGSTTR, encoded by the coding sequence GTGAGCACAGGCAAGGCAACGCGCGCCTCAGGACGCGCCACCATCAGCGATGTGGCAAGCATCGCCAAAACCGGCAAGACCAGCGTGTCGCGCTATCTGAATGGTGAACAGCACCTGCTTTCCGACGATCTCAAACAGCGCATCGAACAGGCCATTCAGCAGCTCGACTACCGGCCAAGCCAGATGGCGCGCAGCCTGAAAGGCGGCCAGACCCGCCTGATCGGCCTGATCCTCGCCGATATCACCAACCCCTATTCGGTGGACGTGATGCGCGGTATTGAAGCCGCCTGTCGCCAACACGGTTTTACCCTGCTGGTGTGTAACACCAACAACGAAGTCAATCAGGAGCAGCACTATCTGCAGCTGCTCAGCAGTTATCGGGTGGAAGGCATCGTGGTCAACGCGGTCGGCATGCGCGAGGAAGCCTTATCCACGCTGCAACAGTCGATGCTGCCGATGGTGCTGATCGACCGCAAGATCCCCGACTTCGCCTGCGACGTGGTGGGCCTGAACAACCGCGAAGCCGCCACCGTCGCCACCGAACATCTGCTGCAACAAGGTTTCGAAGCGATCCTGTTCCTCAGCGAGCCGCTCGGCACGGTCAACACCCGTCTGGAACGCCTGCACGCCTTCAGGCATACCATGGCGCAGCACCCCGCGCTGTTGGCGGAGCAGGCCGAAACGCCGCTCAACGATCGGCAGAAGCTGGAGCAAGTGTTGAGCGATTTCAGCGGCCGCCATCGCGGCATGCGCAAGGCGGTGATCTCCGCCAATGGCGCCCTGACGCTGCAGGTGGCGCGCGCCATGCGCCGGCTGGGCATCCAGTGGGGTAACGACATCGGCCTGCTGGGCTTTGATGAACTGGAGTGGGCGGAGCTGGCGGGCGTCGGCATCACCACGCTGAAGCAGCCCACCTACCAAATGGGGCACGCGGCGCTGGAGCGGCTGGTGCAGCGCATTCAGGGCCTGGCCGCCCCCAGTGGCGATCAAATGTTCTCCGGCGAGCTGATCGTCCGCGGCTCCACCACCCGCTGA
- a CDS encoding OmpA family lipoprotein, which yields MKKRIAIIAGAVSVALTLSACTTNPYTGESEVGKSGIGAGLGAALGAGVGVLSSSKKDRGKGALIGAAAGAALGGGAGYYMDVQEAKLRDKMKGTGVSVTRQGDNIVLNMPNNVTFDSSSATLKPAGANTLTGVAMVLKEYPKTAVNVVGYTDSTGSRSLNMNLSQQRADGVASALITQGVAANRIRTTGAGPDNPIASNSTAEGKAQNRRVEITLSPLQ from the coding sequence ATGAAAAAACGCATTGCCATTATTGCCGGCGCAGTGAGCGTAGCGCTCACCCTGTCGGCCTGTACCACCAACCCTTACACCGGCGAATCCGAAGTCGGTAAATCCGGTATCGGTGCAGGCCTCGGGGCCGCACTGGGCGCCGGCGTCGGCGTGCTGTCCTCCTCCAAGAAAGATCGCGGCAAAGGCGCGCTGATCGGCGCGGCGGCCGGTGCGGCGCTCGGCGGCGGCGCGGGTTATTACATGGATGTGCAAGAAGCCAAACTGCGCGATAAGATGAAAGGCACCGGCGTCAGCGTCACCCGCCAGGGCGACAACATCGTGCTGAACATGCCGAACAACGTGACCTTCGACAGCAGCAGCGCCACGCTGAAACCGGCGGGCGCCAACACCCTGACCGGCGTCGCCATGGTGCTGAAAGAGTATCCGAAAACCGCGGTCAACGTGGTCGGCTACACCGACAGCACCGGTTCTCGCTCGCTCAACATGAACCTGTCGCAACAGCGCGCCGACGGCGTAGCCAGCGCGCTGATCACTCAGGGCGTGGCGGCGAACCGTATTCGCACCACCGGCGCCGGCCCGGACAACCCGATCGCCTCCAACAGCACCGCGGAAGGCAAGGCGCAGAACCGTCGCGTCGAGATCACCCTCAGCCCGCTGCAGTAA
- a CDS encoding N-acetyltransferase, with product MIRPSGLEDIDRLMALWLPSTIAAHPFVAEKYWRESAALVRENYLPRAQSWACWHDDEIVGFISVLDEQFIGALFVDRAFHGRGVAQALMAHVQQRYRRLSLEVYQQNLRACAFYHKHGFQVTQRLFNDETLAYTLIMNWPAIENSTGCG from the coding sequence GTGATCCGCCCCAGCGGCCTGGAGGATATCGACCGGCTGATGGCGCTGTGGCTGCCCAGCACCATCGCCGCCCATCCGTTCGTGGCGGAAAAATACTGGCGCGAGAGCGCCGCGCTGGTACGAGAAAACTACCTGCCGCGCGCGCAAAGCTGGGCCTGCTGGCATGACGACGAGATCGTCGGCTTTATCAGCGTGCTGGACGAGCAGTTCATCGGCGCGCTGTTCGTCGATCGGGCGTTCCACGGCCGCGGCGTCGCCCAGGCGCTGATGGCGCATGTGCAGCAGCGCTACCGCCGGCTCAGCCTGGAGGTTTATCAGCAGAACCTGCGCGCCTGCGCGTTCTACCACAAGCACGGTTTTCAGGTGACGCAGCGCCTGTTCAACGACGAAACCCTGGCCTATACGCTGATCATGAACTGGCCGGCAATCGAAAATTCAACCGGTTGCGGTTAA
- a CDS encoding DNA-3-methyladenine glycosylase I — MADERCGWVTADPLYLEYHDKEWGAPTTDARELFEMLCLEGQQAGLSWITVLKKRENYRRAFHQFDPQRVAAMSEQDVERLLQDSGIIRHRGKIEAIITNARAYLAMEEAGENFVTFIWDFVGGQPQLNRWQALSQVPAKTEQSDAMSKALKKRGFKFIGSTICYAFMQASGLVNDHLTGCMCYPKPR, encoded by the coding sequence ATGGCAGACGAACGTTGCGGTTGGGTGACGGCCGATCCGTTGTATCTCGAGTATCACGACAAGGAATGGGGCGCGCCCACCACCGACGCGCGCGAGCTGTTTGAAATGCTCTGTCTGGAGGGGCAACAGGCCGGCCTTTCCTGGATCACCGTGCTGAAAAAGCGCGAGAACTACCGCCGCGCTTTCCACCAGTTCGATCCGCAGCGGGTCGCCGCCATGAGCGAGCAGGACGTGGAACGATTGCTGCAGGACAGCGGCATCATCCGCCATCGCGGCAAGATAGAAGCCATTATCACCAACGCCAGGGCCTATCTGGCGATGGAGGAGGCCGGGGAGAATTTCGTCACCTTCATTTGGGATTTCGTCGGCGGCCAACCGCAGCTCAACCGCTGGCAAGCGCTAAGCCAGGTCCCGGCTAAAACCGAGCAGTCCGACGCCATGTCCAAGGCGCTGAAAAAGCGCGGCTTCAAGTTTATCGGCTCCACCATCTGTTACGCCTTCATGCAGGCCAGCGGGCTGGTGAACGATCACCTGACGGGGTGCATGTGCTACCCAAAGCCACGGTGA
- a CDS encoding autotransporter domain-containing esterase: MPLKITCMPRPAALAVALLCSVTLPAQAYDQLYVFGDSLSDTGNNGRFTYDGSQHLLYDEALAQRIGAALVASDNGGENYAAGGAVAVPGLNPVDNTQDQVQRYLNRVNGQADGDGLYIHWIGGNDLAAAALNAATAPGVAYNSAAAAAAQVHSLLNAGAGTVIVPTVPNIGSTPQLMELIIQQALSPVQGAAIQAAYATLNSLATPDNASRTQAIHAALAAAAKQGSAIPQVQQAIATQLIAAYDSLSAQAGQLTDFYNQSEDRLLAQGGGNIVRVDVNKLFAEAIANPAQFGFANTAGMACPPGVSSAVCRSDMPGFDASQSYLFSDHFHPSPQAHLLIADYIQAVLDGPAQVVALNQATAAMARDSRATLDSRFQQLRHGENPQGSLGVFGGYAGQHYDYADNRAAGDGNATTHNLTVGVDYQLTDGWLIGALIAGSNDDQHPSSRYDYKARGLLLSAFSSLAIFEHGWVNADLHYAAMDYDDIRRSMRLGPLTRTETGSTSGKQWGARVTAGYDFPIASYLTTGPVAQFAWDYSRVSGYSEDGDDSTAMRFNDQTYHSQIGALGWRLDTQFGVFNPYAEVSYQHQFGDDVYRAGGGLKSTQTSFTRDSAGQDKNWVDVTLGANMPLTDRVSAFATVSQTGGLSSGEQFMYNVGVSARF, translated from the coding sequence ATGCCTCTAAAAATAACGTGCATGCCCCGCCCGGCGGCGCTTGCAGTGGCGCTACTTTGCAGTGTGACCCTTCCGGCTCAGGCGTATGACCAACTCTACGTCTTTGGCGACAGCCTGAGCGATACCGGCAACAACGGCCGGTTCACCTATGACGGCAGCCAGCATCTGCTGTACGACGAGGCGTTGGCGCAGCGCATCGGCGCGGCGCTGGTGGCTTCGGACAACGGCGGTGAAAACTATGCCGCCGGCGGCGCCGTGGCGGTGCCGGGCCTGAATCCGGTCGATAATACCCAGGATCAGGTGCAGCGCTATCTGAACCGGGTTAACGGCCAGGCCGATGGCGACGGTTTGTACATTCATTGGATCGGCGGTAACGATCTGGCGGCGGCGGCGTTGAACGCCGCGACCGCACCCGGTGTGGCCTATAACAGCGCGGCGGCCGCCGCCGCGCAGGTGCATTCGCTGCTGAACGCCGGCGCCGGCACGGTGATCGTGCCGACGGTGCCGAACATCGGCTCCACGCCGCAGCTGATGGAGTTGATCATTCAACAGGCACTGTCTCCGGTGCAGGGGGCGGCAATCCAGGCGGCCTACGCCACGCTCAATTCGCTGGCGACGCCGGACAACGCGTCACGCACGCAGGCGATCCACGCGGCGTTGGCCGCTGCGGCGAAGCAGGGCAGCGCCATTCCTCAGGTGCAGCAGGCGATCGCCACCCAGCTCATCGCGGCGTATGACAGCCTGAGCGCGCAGGCCGGTCAGCTGACCGATTTCTATAATCAAAGTGAAGACCGTTTGCTGGCGCAGGGCGGCGGCAATATCGTGCGGGTGGACGTCAACAAACTGTTTGCCGAAGCGATCGCCAATCCGGCGCAGTTCGGCTTCGCCAACACCGCCGGCATGGCTTGTCCGCCGGGCGTTTCCTCGGCGGTCTGCCGTTCCGACATGCCCGGCTTCGATGCCAGCCAATCCTATCTGTTCTCCGACCACTTCCACCCGAGCCCGCAGGCGCACCTGCTGATTGCGGATTATATCCAGGCGGTGTTGGATGGCCCGGCGCAGGTGGTGGCGCTGAATCAGGCGACGGCGGCGATGGCGCGCGACAGCCGCGCCACGCTCGACAGCCGCTTCCAGCAGCTGCGCCACGGCGAAAACCCGCAGGGCTCGCTGGGCGTGTTCGGCGGTTACGCCGGCCAGCACTACGACTATGCCGATAACCGGGCGGCGGGGGACGGCAACGCCACCACCCACAACCTGACCGTCGGCGTGGACTATCAGCTGACCGACGGCTGGTTGATCGGTGCGTTGATCGCCGGTTCCAACGACGATCAGCATCCTTCCAGCCGTTATGATTACAAGGCGCGTGGGCTGCTGCTGTCGGCCTTCAGTTCGCTGGCGATATTCGAGCACGGTTGGGTCAACGCCGATCTGCACTATGCGGCGATGGATTATGACGATATTCGCCGCAGCATGCGGCTGGGGCCGCTGACGCGTACCGAAACCGGTTCGACTTCCGGCAAGCAGTGGGGCGCGCGCGTGACTGCCGGCTATGACTTCCCGATCGCTTCTTACCTGACCACCGGGCCGGTGGCGCAGTTCGCCTGGGATTACAGCCGCGTTTCCGGCTACAGCGAAGACGGCGATGACAGCACCGCCATGCGCTTCAACGATCAAACCTACCACTCGCAGATTGGTGCGCTGGGCTGGCGGCTGGATACGCAATTCGGCGTATTTAACCCTTATGCGGAAGTGAGCTATCAGCATCAGTTCGGCGACGACGTCTACCGCGCCGGCGGTGGCCTGAAATCGACGCAAACCTCGTTTACCCGCGACAGTGCGGGCCAGGACAAAAACTGGGTGGATGTCACGCTGGGGGCCAACATGCCGCTGACGGACAGGGTATCGGCCTTCGCCACCGTCTCGCAAACCGGCGGGCTGAGCAGCGGCGAGCAGTTTATGTATAACGTCGGCGTCAGCGCGCGTTTTTGA
- the glyQ gene encoding glycine--tRNA ligase subunit alpha yields the protein MQKFDTKTFQGLILTLQDYWARQGCTIVQPLDMEVGAGTSHPMTCLRALGPEPMAAAYVQPSRRPTDGRYGENPNRLQHYYQFQVVIKPSPDNIQELYLGSLKELGLDPTIHDIRFVEDNWENPTLGAWGLGWEVWLNGMEVTQFTYFQQVGGLECKPVTGEITYGLERLAMYIQGVDSVYDLVWSNGPLGVTTYGDVFHQNEVEQSTYNFEYADVDFLFSCFEQYEKEAQSLLALEKPLPLPAYERILKAGHTFNLLDARKAISVTERQRYILRIRTLTKAVAEAYYASREALGFPMCNKKNEN from the coding sequence ATGCAAAAGTTTGATACCAAGACCTTCCAGGGCCTGATCCTGACACTGCAGGATTATTGGGCGCGCCAGGGCTGCACCATCGTTCAACCATTGGACATGGAAGTCGGCGCGGGAACCTCACACCCGATGACGTGCCTGCGTGCACTGGGGCCGGAGCCGATGGCCGCCGCCTACGTGCAGCCATCCCGCCGTCCGACCGACGGCCGCTACGGCGAAAACCCGAACCGTCTGCAGCACTACTACCAGTTCCAGGTGGTGATTAAGCCATCGCCGGACAACATTCAGGAACTCTACCTGGGCTCGTTGAAAGAGCTGGGTCTGGATCCGACCATCCACGACATCCGCTTCGTGGAAGACAACTGGGAAAACCCGACGCTCGGCGCCTGGGGCCTGGGTTGGGAAGTGTGGCTGAACGGCATGGAAGTGACGCAGTTCACCTACTTCCAGCAGGTCGGCGGCCTGGAGTGCAAGCCGGTAACCGGCGAGATCACCTACGGTCTGGAGCGTCTGGCGATGTACATCCAGGGCGTGGACAGCGTGTATGATCTGGTGTGGAGCAACGGCCCGCTGGGCGTCACCACCTACGGCGACGTGTTCCACCAGAACGAAGTGGAGCAGTCCACCTACAACTTCGAATACGCCGACGTCGACTTCCTGTTCTCCTGCTTCGAGCAGTACGAGAAAGAGGCCCAGTCGCTGCTGGCGCTGGAAAAACCGCTGCCGCTGCCGGCCTACGAACGCATCCTGAAGGCGGGTCATACCTTCAACCTGCTGGACGCGCGCAAGGCGATTTCGGTGACCGAGCGTCAACGCTACATTCTGCGCATCCGCACGCTGACCAAAGCCGTTGCCGAAGCCTACTACGCTTCCCGCGAAGCGCTGGGCTTCCCGATGTGCAACAAGAAGAACGAGAACTAA
- the glyS gene encoding glycine--tRNA ligase subunit beta, giving the protein MTQQTFLVEIGTEELPPKALRSLAESFAANFTAELDNAGLEHGEVSWFAAPRRLALKVANLSAAQADREIEKRGPAIAQAFDAEGKPSKAAEGWARGCGITVDQAERLVTDKGEWLMYRAHVKGQSAQQLLAGMVSTALGKLPIPKLMRWGDSDVQFVRPVHTVTMLLGADLIPGTVLGIDSARTVRGHRFMGEAEFTLDNADQYPQILLERGKVVADYEARKALIKRDAELAAQKIGGKADLSDSLLEEVASLVEWPVVLTAKFEEKFLAVPAEALVYTMKGDQKYFPVYDAAGKLLPNFIFVANIESKDPQQIISGNEKVVRPRLADAEFFFNTDRKKRLEDNLPRLETVLFQQQLGTLRDKTDRIQALAGWVAGQIGADVNHATRAGLLSKCDLMTNMVFEFTDTQGVMGMHYARHDGEAEDVAVALNEQYQPRYAGDALPQSLVACSLAIADKMDTLAGIFGIGQHPKGDKDPFALRRAALGVLRIIVEKNLPLDLQTLTEEAVRLYGSKLTNAKVVDEVVEFMLGRFRAWYQEEGHAVDTIQAVLARRPTKPADFDARVKAVSHFRTLDEAAALAAANKRVSNILAKSTETLNDSVRASVLKDAAEIQLATHLVVLRDKLQPYFAAGNYQEALVELAALREPVDAFFDNVMVMADDAEVRVNRLTLLSKLRELFLQVADISVLQ; this is encoded by the coding sequence ATGACTCAACAGACTTTCCTGGTGGAAATCGGCACGGAAGAGCTGCCGCCGAAGGCTCTTCGTTCCCTGGCGGAATCTTTCGCCGCCAACTTCACTGCCGAGCTGGATAACGCCGGCCTGGAACACGGTGAAGTGAGCTGGTTCGCCGCACCGCGCCGCCTGGCGCTGAAAGTGGCCAACCTGAGCGCGGCGCAGGCCGATCGCGAAATTGAAAAACGCGGCCCGGCGATCGCTCAAGCGTTCGACGCCGAAGGCAAACCGAGCAAAGCGGCCGAAGGCTGGGCGCGCGGCTGCGGCATCACCGTCGATCAGGCTGAACGCCTGGTGACCGACAAGGGCGAGTGGTTGATGTACCGCGCCCACGTCAAAGGCCAGTCGGCGCAGCAACTGCTGGCCGGCATGGTCAGCACCGCGCTCGGCAAGCTGCCGATCCCGAAACTGATGCGCTGGGGCGATTCTGACGTGCAGTTCGTGCGTCCGGTGCACACCGTCACGATGCTGCTGGGCGCCGATCTGATCCCGGGCACCGTGCTGGGCATCGACTCTGCGCGTACCGTGCGCGGCCACCGCTTCATGGGCGAAGCCGAGTTTACCCTCGACAACGCCGACCAATACCCGCAGATCTTGCTGGAGCGTGGCAAAGTGGTCGCCGACTATGAAGCGCGTAAAGCGCTCATCAAGCGCGACGCCGAGCTGGCGGCGCAGAAGATTGGCGGCAAGGCCGATCTGAGCGACAGCCTGCTGGAAGAAGTGGCCTCGCTGGTGGAATGGCCGGTGGTGCTGACCGCCAAATTCGAAGAGAAATTCCTGGCGGTGCCGGCGGAAGCGCTGGTGTACACCATGAAGGGCGATCAGAAGTATTTCCCGGTGTACGACGCCGCGGGCAAACTGCTGCCGAACTTTATCTTCGTGGCCAACATCGAGTCGAAAGACCCGCAGCAGATCATCTCCGGTAACGAGAAGGTGGTGCGTCCGCGTCTGGCCGACGCCGAGTTCTTCTTCAACACCGACCGCAAGAAACGTCTGGAAGACAATCTGCCGCGCCTGGAAACCGTGCTGTTCCAACAGCAGTTGGGCACCCTGCGCGACAAGACCGATCGCATTCAGGCGCTGGCGGGCTGGGTTGCCGGCCAGATCGGCGCCGACGTCAACCACGCCACCCGTGCGGGCCTGCTGTCGAAGTGCGACCTGATGACCAACATGGTGTTCGAATTCACCGACACCCAGGGCGTGATGGGCATGCACTACGCGCGCCACGACGGTGAGGCGGAAGACGTCGCCGTTGCGCTGAACGAGCAGTATCAGCCGCGCTACGCCGGTGATGCGCTGCCGCAGTCGCTGGTGGCTTGTTCACTGGCGATCGCCGACAAGATGGACACCCTGGCCGGCATCTTCGGCATCGGGCAGCATCCGAAAGGCGATAAAGACCCGTTCGCGCTGCGCCGCGCCGCGCTGGGCGTGCTGCGCATCATCGTCGAGAAAAACCTGCCGCTGGATCTGCAGACTCTGACCGAAGAGGCCGTGCGCCTGTACGGCAGCAAGCTGACCAACGCCAAAGTGGTCGATGAGGTGGTGGAATTCATGCTGGGCCGCTTCCGCGCCTGGTATCAGGAAGAAGGCCACGCGGTCGATACCATTCAGGCGGTGCTGGCGCGCCGTCCGACCAAGCCGGCCGACTTCGACGCACGCGTCAAGGCGGTATCCCACTTCCGCACGCTGGACGAAGCGGCGGCGTTGGCTGCGGCCAACAAACGCGTCTCCAACATCCTGGCCAAATCTACCGAAACGCTGAACGACAGCGTGCGCGCCTCGGTGCTGAAGGACGCGGCGGAGATCCAGTTGGCGACCCACCTGGTGGTGCTGCGCGACAAGCTGCAGCCGTACTTCGCGGCGGGCAACTACCAGGAAGCGCTGGTGGAACTGGCTGCGCTGCGTGAGCCGGTGGATGCGTTCTTCGACAACGTGATGGTAATGGCGGACGATGCGGAAGTGCGCGTGAATCGTCTGACGCTGCTGAGCAAACTGCGAGAACTGTTCCTGCAGGTGGCGGATATCTCCGTACTGCAGTAA